In Tessaracoccus sp. MC1865, the DNA window CAGGCCACCGTGATCTCCGCGCGGCGGTCATCGCCGGGCCCCACCACCAGGAAATCCGCGCCCGTCGCGTCGCTGTTGACGGGGCAGCCCCGCTGCCAGGCGGCCGCGATCCACACCATCGTCACCCAGTGGCCGGGATGCGACGAGGCCAGCGCGACGTCGATGGGCTCGCCGTCGTCGTGCCCGAGGTCCGCGATGAGGTTGGCGGTCTTGTCCACCCAGTTGGCGAACGTGACCGCGGACAGTTCGATGCGTGAGCCTTCCGCTCCGTCGTAGTAGGTGAACAGCGGCTGCGCGCCCTGCCGGGCGACGCGCTTCTGGAGGGCGGAAACGAGCATGGGTGCAGCCTAGACGGCTAGGGTCTTTCCATGCGTTACGTCGTCATCATGGCCGGTGGGTCCGGCACGCGCCTGTGGCCGCTCTCGCGCAAGGGCAGGCCGAAGCAGTTGCTGGAGATGGTGGGCGGGAAGTCCCTGCTCCGGCTGGCCTACGAACGACTGGACGGACTCGTCGACAAGAACCGCATCCTGGTCTGCACGGGCCGCAGCTACGCCGACGACGTGGCACGCCAGCTTCCGGAACTCGCGCCCGGCAACATCCTGGGGGAGCCCGAGGGCCGCGACTCCCTCAACGCGGTGGCCTGGTCCGCAGCCGTCGTCGCGGACCGTGATCCCGACGGGGTGGTCGCCATGGTGACGGCTGACCAGATCATCGAACCCGTCGACGAGTTCCAACGTTCCTTGTCGCTCGCCTTCGACGTCGCGGAGGCCCGCCCCAACGCGCTGGTCACCCTCGGCGTCGTGCCCACCTCGCCGCACACCGGCTACGGCTACCTGCACCGCGCGGACGAACTCGAGGGCTTCAGCGGAGTCCACCGCGTCGCGGAGTTCAAGGAGAAGCCCAGCCGGGACGTCGCCGTCGCATACGTGAACTCGGGGGAGTACTGGTGGAACGCCGGCATGTTCGTCTGGCGGGCCAACACCTTGCTCAGCCAACTGGACCAGCTGCTGCCGGACACGGCCCGGACCGTGCGCGAAATCGTGGCGCATCCCGAGCGCCTGGATGAGCTGTTCCCGACCCTCCAGAAGATCTCCGTGGACTACGCGGTGATGGAGCCCGCCTCCGTGGGCAAGACCGACGCCGAGGTGGTCAGCGTCGGGCTGCACATCCATTGGAAGGACGTGGGTGGTTTCCTGTCGCTCGCGGAGTTGTTCACCCGCGACGAGCACGGCAACGCCGTCGACGGCCGGACGGTGACCCTGGATTCGTCGGGCTCGGTGCTGGTCAACGCCGCTGGGCCGGACCATGTGGTGGCCGCGCTGGGCCTGAAGAACTGTCTCGTGGTGGCCACGGAGACTGCCACGTTGGTGGCCGGCCTCGAAGATTCCGAGCGGATCCGTGAACTCGTCGAGCTGGTGCGAACCCGTGTTGGGGCAGAATACGCCTAACCCGTCCGCAGCCGTCTGGAGGAACCATGCGAGACACCCGGTTCGTGAGGCGTCTCCTCGCGGTCGTCCTGGTGGCTTCCGCGGTGGTTCACGTCAGCGCGCTGCTGCTCGTCGGGCTGGTCCTCCTCCCCGTCGGTGAGTCGGGGCGCAGCTTCCTCCTCTGGCCGCTGTCCGTGACGGCGCTCGCGGTGAGCCTCGGTGTCGTCGTCTGGGGGGCGACCACGGTGGTCCGGGTGTCTGCCATGGCGGCGTCGTCGTCGCCCCAGGATCGGCAGGCTCGAGCCCAACTCCCGCCCCCTACAGCGGCGCCCACTCCAGAGGCCCACTCGACGGTGATCAACCCCAAGCGGGAACCGGCCGGGTCGCCCCAGACGCCGTCGGAACAGCAGTCGCAGCACTCACCCGGGACATGGACGACGTCGACCACTCCCTGGCCCCGCGCCGACGAAGAGGATCCCAACGGCACCCTGATCCGTCCGCCTTACAGGGTGAGCAACCGCAATGCGTGAATAGTTTCGACGGATATCCGCCTTCCGCTTGACCGATCAAAATCACTCGTGTGTAATTCAAGGCAAGAAAGGAGGGGTACATGGACGAGACATGGGAGCTCTTCGCTGATGAGGGGACTTTTGCATGGCAGGCTGAAGCGCTGTGTGCCCAAACCGATCCGGAAGCCTTCTTCCCTGAGAAGGGTGGGTCGACCCGTGATGCGAAACGGGTCTGCCTGAGTTGCACAGTGCGCACCGAATGCCTTGAATACGCCCTCGCACACGACGAGCGTTTCGGCATCTGGGGCGGGCTTTCTGAGCGGGAGCGCCGCAAGCTCAAGCGCGCTGCCGGCTGAGCGCCTCGTGACCGAGGAACCGCAGCGCGGGGTGATCGACGACGACCTCTGGTCGTGGATCGAGCACGAAGACCCCGTCGCTGACGTCCCCGAGGTCGATCCTTCTTCTGTGGTCGCCGTCATGGTGACCCACAACGCAGCTGAATGGCTGCCCCGGCAGTTGCTGTCCGTCGCGATGCTGAGCACCCGACCCGGCCGGATCGTCGTCGTCGACACCGGCTCAACTGACGAGACTCCAGAACTGGTTGCGCGGGCCCTGGACGAGGGCGTCATTGACGACTTCCTCCGCGCCGACGCCACCACCACGTTCGGTGGCGCGGTCCATGCGGCGCTCGCGGACACCGAGCCGGAATGGATCTGGCTCCTCCACGACGACTCAGCACCCCACCGGGACGCGCTGGCGCATCTGTTGGAGGGCGCCCGCCAGGCCGACGTCGTGGTGCCCAAACTCCTGCAGCCCAAGCGCCGCAACTATCCCGAGACCCTCTCCGAGGTGGGCCAGGCCATCACACCGGGCGGGCTCCGGGTCCCCATGGTGGAGGCCGGCGACGTCGATCAGGGGCAGACCGAGCCGCGCGACGTGCTGGGCGCCTCCACCGCGGGCCTGCTGATCCGCGGCGGCACTTGGCGCGAGGTGGGTGGTCTCGCCCCGGAGGTGGAGCGGCACCGCGACGGCGTCGACTTCGGCTGGCGCGCCAACGCGCTTGGTTTCCGCGTGCTGACGTGGCCCGCGGCCTCGCTGCACCACCGGCGGGTGGGGCACACGGGGGAGCGGCCCTCGAAACAACACCCCCACCTCGACGACAGGCTGGCGGCGCTACGCATCGCGGGCGCCCGCGGGGCCTCGGGCTTCGGGCTGGCCGCAGCCTCGGTGTTCCGGGCGTTGGGCTTCCTGCTGGGCAAGTCGCCGTCGTTCGCCGCTGCGGAGATGCGCGCGCTGGGCAGGTACCAGCGCAGCTCGTCCCTCACCCGGTCGCTGAAGGACCGTTTCCCCACCGAGGACATGACGCCCTCAGACTTGCTGCCCAACCGTTGGTGGCCGGTGCGCAACGCGGCGGACAAGGTGGGCCACGGACTCTCCGAGCGCTACCGCAACCTCACCGACGTCTCGGCGGACACCTCGATCGACGAACTCACCGGCGATGACTTCGCCGGCGGGCAGATCCGCCGCAGGGTCTTCTCGCCGGTGACCGCCCTGGTCGTCGTCCTGCTCATCGCCGCGTTCATCGCCGGGCGCACCCTGCTGGGTGCAGGCCCTGTCTCGGGCGGCGGCATGCTGCCGGCGCCGTCGTCCCTCGGCGCCGCCTGGCAGGCCTACCTCACGGGCGAGGCCCCCTGGTTGGGCCTGGCCGCTTTCGCGTCTCTGGGCGGGCTCGGCAGCCCCGGCTGGTTCGCCTTCCTCGCCGTGCTGTTGACACCGCTGCTGGCCGGGTTGGCCGCCCTCGCGTTGCTGCGGCGGGTGGGACTCGCGGCGGGGCCCGCTGCCGCGGTGAGCGCGGTCTGGGCCGGCGCCACCATCCTATTGGGGCTGGTGACGGCCGGCGACGTCAGCGGCATGGTGCTCTCGGTGGCCGGGCCCTTGCTGGCTCGGGCGGTGCTCGCCGTCGTGCGGAGCGAGGCCAGCGGTGCCGAACGGCTCCGCGCGCCTGCCGGCGCCGGCTTCTGGCTCATCGTGGTGGCCTCGGTGTGGCCTGCCGCTCTCCTCTTCGTGACCATCGCGGGCGTCGCCTGGGGCGCGCGGCACCGGCACCGCGTCGTCGACGTGGTGGTGGGGGTGCTTCCCGCCTGGATCTTCTTCGCGCCCTGGCTGCCCACCCTCGCGCGCTACCCGGGGCGCCTGCTGACGGGGGTGGACCCGCTCGCCTGGCCGGACTTCCCGCCCGCCTCGTACGCGTTGGTCGTGGGTCGCATCCTCCCCTCGGGCCTACCCGTCTGGGCCAACGTGGCGTTCTTCGCTGTGCTGGGCGTCGTGGCGCTGTTCGCCGTCGCCGGGCTCAGGTACCGCCAGTGGCTCTGGACGCTGGTGGGCATCGCGGCGCCCCTGGTGCTGGGCACGCTCCTGTCTCGGCTCACGCTCGAGGTCGACGGCGGCACGGCCCGCGCGCTGCTGTCGCCGTGGGCGCTGCTCGTGGTGGCGGCGCTGCTGGCACCCGTCGTGTTCGCCGAACGGGACGCGGGCCGGAAACGGCGCGCGGCGCTGCTGGCGCTGGTCCTGGCCGCCCTGCTGGCCTTCGGCGCCTGGGGCTGGGTGGGCTTCGCCGGCCCGGTCCGTTCCACCACCAGCGTGCTGCCGGGCTATGTCCGCGACGTGATGTTCTCCCCGCGTGACACCAGGGCCCTGGCCGTCGAGCTGTCTCCGGACGGCACCGTCGACTGGAACGTCGTGGATGCGCGCCAGCCCCGCTGGGGTTCGGCGGAGCGCAATCCGGCGGGGTCCTTCGCCGGCCAGTTCACCACGCTGGTGCACGCCATCGCGAGCGGTTCCGTGCCGGACGACCTGGCTGAGCGACTGCGCCTCATGGGCGTGTCCCACGTGTGGCTGCGCGGCTTCGACGACGACCAGCGGGCCGCCATGGACAATCTGGAGGGTCTGGTGGGCGCCGCCGCGGACGACCGATCCGTCGTCTGGACGGTCAGCGGGCTGGTCTCGCGCGTGACGTACGCAGCGGAGGACCCGGAACCCGTACCCGTGACCGACGGGCACCTTCCCGAGGGCGACGACGGGCGCTACCTGGTCGTCGCAGAGCCGGCAGAGTCAGACTGGGTGGCCACGCTCAACGGCCGCGACCTTGAGCGCACCAGCGGGTTCTCCTGGGCGGCCCTGGACACCGAGATGCTCACGTTCGACGCGGGTGCCGAGGCGGGCGAACTCGTCGTCGAGCCTGCGCCGCGCGACGGCAGGTTCGTGCTGCACCTCCTGGTGATGCTGGGCCTCGCGCTGCTCGCGGCGCCCACCCTGGGGGCCGCCACGGCGGCCCGGAGGGGACAGGAATGATCAGACGGATACTCGTGACCCTCGTGGCGTTCCTGGTCATCGGTGGCCTCGCTGTGGGACTGTCGCTCCTGACCCCGGCCCGGGTGCCGGCCTCCGCGACGGTGGACCTGCCCCGCACCACGCGGATGACCTGCCTGCAGTCGGGCGACGCGCTGGCCTATTCGGCCGGGACGATGACCGCCACGGCCACGGAGTCCGGCGACCAGGTCTTCTCCCGCACCGGCTCGGGCCTGTTCGCCGGGGTGGACGGGCCGTTCGTGATCGGCGCCGATGCCCTGGCGGTCGCGGGCATCTACGCGGCCGGGCCGGCCCGCACGTTCGCGCCCTGTGCGCCCGCGGCGACGTCCGGCACCATCGTGGTCACGGAGCCGGGCGACGCCGAACTGCTGATCACCAACAGCGACGCGAACGAGGCCATCGTGGACCTCACCCTGCTCGGCCCGGACGGTGAGGTGGCCGCCATCGGTGCCCGCGGCATCGCGGTGGCCCCGGGTGTGTCCCGCAGGATCGCGCTGTCCGTGCTGTCCCCGGAGGGGCCGGTGGGCGTGTCATTCCGGGCCAGCGAGGGGCGCGTGGCCATGGCTGCGGTCAACGTCGAGGGACGCGCCGCCCGATACGTGGCGCCCACGCGCCCCGCCCTGGAGCACCTCATCGGGGGCGTGCCCCCCGGCGCGTCAGACGTGCAACTGGTGATCAGCAACCCGCGCGAGGAACGCGCCGACATCACCGTGACCGCGCTGGGCGCCACGTCGTCCTACGAACTCGCCGCCACCGCAGACCTGAGCGTCGAGCCCATGTCGAGCGTCGTGGTTCCCATCGCGGAATCGCTCGGCGGCGAGGCGAGCGCCATCCGCGTCGAATCCACCCAGGAGGTGGCCGCAGGGGTGGTGGTGAGCGGCCCGACGGGGAGCCCCGCCACCCTGGTCGACGTGGAGGCCGCACCGGAGCTGGCGGCCACCACGATGGGTGGCGCCCTCCAGATCACGAACCCGGGGACCGACCCGGTCGAGGTGAAGGTGTCTGCCGGGGAAGGGTTCACGCTGACGGTGTCGCCCGGGACCACCGTCGTGCAGGTCCTCCCCCTGGCGGCCCAGCAGCTCATCACCGTGACGGCGGACGACCCTGTGATCGCTTCGGCCGCCACGTCGGAGGCAACGGGCACCATCATCGTGCCGCTGGGCGGTGTGGCCGATGAGCCACGCTCGACCGGCAGGGCGGAGCTGGACGCCCACCTGAGGTGACCCGCCGTCCGGCGGGCGTCAGTCCCAGTCGTCCCAGTTCTCGTCGCCCCCCAGGTCTTCGATGCTCCGGCCGGTGAGCGTGCTCAACTGCTCGACGATGGTGCGGTGCACCAGGCGGCGCAATTCCGCGCGCGACGAGGCGCGGTGCTCGAGCGGACGCTCGAAGATCACGATCTGGGCCTTCCGGCCCCTGCTCGGTTCCACCGCCGCGGACAGCGGCACGCGGTCTCCCGTCCAACCGCCACGCAGGTGGGGAACCTCCTCGACCCCGACGATGATCCCGTTCAGCGCATCCGGGCAGGCACCGGCGATGTCGACCATCGCGTTGGTGACGCATTCGTTGAAGTAGTCCACGCGCGTGGGCCGGCCGAGGGGCACCGGCTTGCCCGACAGCGGGTTGGGCGTGGCCAACGGGCCCCGCATTCCGCGGTCATGTCGGTCTCTTCTGCGTGGCATGTCGCCACTCTAGTAGCGGGTGAGATACCTTGCTCGGGTGCGTTCCTGTTCCCGTACCGCGTGTGCCGCCCCGGCGGTGGCGACGATGACGTACGTCTATGCAGACTCCACGGCGGTCCTGGGGCCCCTGTCGCTGACGCCGGAACCGGGGATCTACGACCTGTGCCAGCGCCACGCGGAGCGCACCAGCCCGCCGAACGGCTGGGAGATGATCCGGCTGCCGCTCAACGGCACCGCCCCCGCCCCCACGCAGGAGACGTCCGACGACCTCATGGCGCTGGCGGATGCGGTGCGGGCCATCGGCCTACGGAATGACGACGTCGCGCCGCCGCTGACCAGCGTGGTCATCCCCGTCGTCGCCGCTGCGCCCGATCCGGCCCGTGGCGGCCACCTGCGGCTCGTCCCGACGGGCGAGTGACCAGGTTCGCTACCCTGAGCAGGTGCTTGAGCGAGACATCTTCAAGGCCAACGACATCCGCGGCATCGTCGTCGGCGACAACCCACAGTGGGACCTTGACGGGGCCCGGGCGCTGGGCGCCGCCTTCGTCGAGTTGCTCGAGCCGGAGGAATTCGTGCTCGGCCGCGACATGCGGGTGCTCGGCCGCGAACTGTCCTGGGCCTTCATCGACGGGGCGCGCCGCGCCGGCGCCTCCGTGGTGGACATCGGCCTCAGCTCGACGGACCAGCTGTGGTTCGCGTCGGGCCAGCTGAGCCTGCCCGGCGTGCAGTTCACCGCCAGCCACAACCCGTCCGAATACAACGGCATCAAGTTCTGCCTGGCGGACGCCAGGCCCGTGCCGCCGGATTTCATGAACCGGCTGCGTGACCTCGCCGCCACGGTCGAACTCGGCGACGAGGTGCGGGGCGAGGTCCGCGAACTCGACTGCCTGGAGGACTACGCGGACAAGCTCGGCGATCTGGTCCCGGCCACGGGGGAGCGCGAGCTCACCGTCGTTGTCGACGCGGGCAACGGCATGGCCGGTCACACCGCGCTGACCGCGCTGGCCGGGCGATCCCTCGACATCGTCGGCCTCTACCTCGACCTGGACGGCTCGTTCCCGAACCATCCTGCCAACCCCCTGGAGCCCGCGAACCTAGTCGACGCGCAGCGCGCCGTCGTCGACAACGACGCCGACCTCGGTCTGGTCTTCGACGGCGACGCCGACCGCTGCTTCATCATCGACGAGCAGGGCGAGGTGGTGGACCCCTCGGTCATCACCGCCATGATCGCGGTGGCGGAACTGGCGAAGCACCCCGGTTCCACCATCGTGACCAACACCATCACCTCCTGGGGCGTCGGCGAGGCCGTGGAGGCGGCCGGCGGCACCATCCGGCAGTCGCGCGTGGGCCACACCTACGTCAAGGCGCTGATGGCCGAGACCGGCGCCGTCTTCGGCGGGGAACACTCCGCGCACTACTACTTCCGCGACTTCTGGTCGGCCGACACCGGCATGCTCGCAGCGCTGCACGTGATCGAACTGCTCCGCTCCGCGGACAGGCCGCTCTCGCAGCTGGCCGCCGTCTACGACTCCTACCGCCGCTCCGGCGAACTCAACTCCACCGTCGACGACGCGGAGGCCTGCATGGACGCGGTCGCCGCCGCGTTCGAGGGCAGGGGAGAGGCGGACCGGCTCGACGGGCTGAGCGTCCGCAACCCTACGGAGGGCTGGTGGATCAACCTGCGCCCCAGCAACACCGAGCCGCTCCTGCGGCTGAACGTGGAGGCCCGCAACCAGGCCACGATGGAAGCCCTGCGCGACGAGGTGCTCGCCCTCGTCCGGGCCGGGCAGCCCGACTAAGCTGACTTCACCACTGAGGAGGAACCATGGCCGAAACTCTCGAGCTGTCGCCCGAATTCATGGCGATCGCCGCGTGCCCCGCGTGCCACGCCAAGTTCGCCGTCGACTACGACCAGCAGGAACTCGTGTGCACCAACAACGCCTGTGCGCTGGCGTACCCGGTGCGCGACGGGATCCCCGTGCTGCTCATCGACCAGGCCCGTAGCACCCAGTGAACGGCCCCCAGTTCGACGATTCGCGCCTCGAAGCTGCTGATCTCGAGCAGCACGAGGGCCTTCGCGCCCTGGCCATGGCCGGTGCCCGCATCCGGCGCGCCGCGCTGACCGAGCCGCACGGGCACCTCGAGCGGGCAGACCGCCCGCGGGGTGTGCTGGCGATGGGTGCCGAGTCCAGGCTGGTGCGCGCCGTGCTCGAGCCCGCCTGCCCGGTGCCGTTCATGGCCTGGCCGGGCCCCGGGCTGCCCGCCTGGGTGGGTCCTCTGGACCTCGCGGTCATCCTCGGGACCACGGACACCCCCGGGTGGGTGGTGCAGTGCGCCGCGGAGGCCAACCGTCGTGGCGCCACGCTGATCGTCGCCGCCCCGGAGGATTGCGAACTGACGGAGGTGACGCGCTCCAACACCACCACGCTGATTCCGCTGGAGGAGAACGACCCCGTCGCGGCCGCCGTGTCTGTGCTGGCCCAGCTGGGCGCGCTCGGGCTCGGGCCGCTGGTGTACCCCGAACATGTGGCAGACGCGGCAGACCTCGTGGCCGAGGCGTGCGCGCCCACAAGTGACCTGTCGGAGAACCCCGGCAAGGAGCTCGCGCTCGCGCTCGCGGACAGGTTGCCGCTGATCTGGGGTGGCACGACGCTGGCCGCACGTGCGTCGCGGCGCATAGCCGAAGCGGTCCGCCGCGCCTGTGGTCGCCCCGCCCTCGCCGCAGATGCGTCGGAGATCCGCACCCTGCTGACCTCCGCCCCCATCCGTGACCCGTTCGCAGACCCCTTCGACGGCGACTCCGAGACCCAGCCGGTGCTGGTCCTGCTCGACGACGACAAACTGCCGGACCGGGTGTCCGGCGTGGCGATGGACCTGGCTGACGTGGCCGAATCGCGCGGCCTGCGGGTCGCCCGCGTCTCGTCCGGCGACGCGGACCTCGGCGCCACGGACGTCGAGCGCTACATCACGTTGCTGCAGAAGGGCCTCTACGGCGCTGCTTACCTGGAGATCGGCCTGACCGCCACCGAGTGACCGATATCCTCAGCGCATGCGCAAGGTTCTCGTCCTCAACGGCCCCAACCTCGGCCGGCTCGGTACCCGTCAGCCGGAGATCTACGGCGCCATGACCTACGCCGGCCTAGCCGAGCACCTCGTCGAGACCGGTGAAGGCATGGGCCTCGAGGTCGACGTCCGGCAGACGGAGCACGAGGGCCAGATGATCGAGTGGCTCCACGAGGCGGCCGACGGTGGCCTCCCCGTCGTCCTCAACGCAGGGGCCTGGACGCACTACTCGTATGCCATCGCGGATGCTGCGGCGCTGACCACGTACGTGGAGGTGCACATCTCCAACGTGCACGCGCGCGAGGGTTTCCGGGAACACAGCGTGCTGTCGGCCAAGGCGGCCGGCATCATCATCGGCTGCGGCGTGGGTGGATATGACCTCGCGCTGGCCCACGTGGCCGCCATGTAGAGTTGGGCCCGTGGATTTTCGTGTAGCTGACCTGTCCCTGGCCGACTTCGGCCGCAAGGAGATCACCCTCGCCGAGCATGAGATGCCCGGCCTCATGGCCATGCGCGAACGGTTCGGTGACTCCAAGCCGCTGAAGGGCGCCCGGATCGCCGGGTCGCTGCACATGACCATCCAGACAGCGGTGCTGATCGAGACCCTCGTGGCGCTGGGCGCCGACGTGCGCTGGGCCTCGTGCAACATCTTCTCCACCCAGGACCACGCGGCCGCGGCCATCGCCGTCGGCCCCGACGGCACGCCGGACAACCCGCAGGGTGTCCCGGTGTTCGCGTGGAAGGGCGAGACGCTGGAGGAGTACTGGTGGTGCACCCGCCAGATCCTCGAATGGCCGGACGGCCGGCACCCCAACATGATCCTCGACGACGGAGGCGACGCCACGCTGCTCGTCCACCAGGGCGTCGGAGCCCAGCGCGCGGGCGAGGCCCCGGCTGACGCCGACGACGACTCCCACGAGTTCCGCGTCGTCAAGCAGACCCTGCGCGACGCGTTCGGTCAGGTGGACTGGGAGGCCCTCGCCGCGTCGATCCAGGGCGTGACCGAGGAGACCACCACCGGAGTGCACCGCCTCTACGAGATGTCGAAGAACGGCACGCTGCTGTTCCCGGCCATCAACGTCAACGACTCGGTCACCAAGTCCAAGTTCGACAACCGGTACGGCTGCCGTCATTCGCTCATCGACGGCATCAACCGCGCCACCGACGTGCTGATCGGCGGCAAGGTCGCCGTCGTGTGCGGCTACGGCGACGTCGGCAAGGGCTGTGCGGAGTCGCTGCGCGGCCAGGGCGCCCGGGTCGTCGTGACGGAGGTGGACCCCATCTGCGCGCTGCAGGCCGCGATGGACGGCTACCAGGTCACCACGCTCGACGACGTGGTGGACACCGCAGACATCTTCGTCACCGCCACCGGCTGCCTCAACGTCATCTCGCACGAGCAGATGGCCCGCATGAAGCACCAGGCCATCGTCGGCAACATCGGCCACTTCGACAACGAGATCGACATGGCCGGCCTCGAGGCCCGCACGGATGTGCAGCGGGTCGAGATCAAGCCGCAGGTCCACGAGTGGCGCTTCGACGACGGCCACTCCGTCCTCGTCCTGTCCGAGGGGCGACTGCTGAACCTGGGCAACGCCACCGGCCACCCGTCGTTCGTGATGAGCAACTCGTTCACCAACCAGGTGCTCGCACAGATCGAGCTGTTCACCAAGCCGGCCGACTACCCGGTGGGCGTCTACGTGCTCCCGAAGCAGCTGGACGAGGAGGTGGCGCGCCTCCACCTGGGTGCGCTGGGCGTGAAGCTGACGGAACTGTCCGCCACGCAGGCCGCCTACCTGGGTGTCGACGTCGCCGGCCCGTACAAGTCCGAGTACTACCGCTACTGAGCGAACCCGCTACCGAAACGAGTCGCCGGCGAGCACCTGCTCGCCGGCGATTCTTTTGCCCAACAGTTGGTGTTACTCGCCCGGCCTCAGCGTCTGCCAGATCTCCTTGCACTCAGGGCACACCGGGAACTTGTCGGGGTTCTTGGTGGGCACCCAGACCTTGCCGCACAACGCCACGACCGGCGTGCCGGTGACCATGGCTTTCATCAGCTTGTCCTTGGGCACGTAGTGCGAGAAGCGGTCTTGGTCGCCGTCCTCGAACAACTCCGTGCGCTCGTCAACAACCGTCTGGGATCCGGGGGCCAGTTCACTCATGCGACAGATTCTACGTGGCCGCGCAGAGACACGTGCGGCACAATGGGGCGCGGCCAAGGAGGTTTCATGACGCAGGGACGGTGGGCGCTCATCGTGGGCATCATGCTGAGCGTCTTCGCGGTCGCCTTCCAGGCCATCGGCATCGCGACGGCGTTGCCCACCGTCATGGAGGACCTGGGCGCCGCCGTCCTGTACCCCTGGGCCTTCACCACCTTCGTGTCGGGCATGCTGTTGGCCGTCATCGTGGCCGGCCGGGTCACGGATCGGCGCGGCCCGTCGCTCCCCATCTATGTGGGCTTCGCGCTGTTCGGCATCGGGCTGGTGATGGGCTGGCTCGCTCCGTCGGTGTGGGTGCTGCTCGCCGGCCGCGTCGTCCAGGGCCTGGGTGCCGGCGCGCTCAACCTCACGCTGATGGTGATCGTCGCGCACGGGTTCCGGCCCGAGGACCGCCCCAAGGCCATGGCGTTGGTGTCGTTCTGTTGGCTGCTCCCGGCCTTCGTCGGCCCGCCCATCGCCGCCTGGCTGACGCTGACCAACTGGCGGCTGGTCTTCGCAGTGATGGTGCCGCTGATGGTCATCGCGTTCGCCATCACGTTGCCCGGGCTGCGGCGCGTCCAGGCGGAGTTCCACGGCGACGGCGACGTGCCGCCCGTCCCGGTCGCCGCCACCATCGCGGTGACGCTGGCGCCGTCGTTCATCCTGCTCGCCGGCCAGCCGCTGGGGCTCTGGCGTTGGGTCTCTGCCACCGCGGGTGTGGCCGCGTTGGCCTGGGGGCTCAAGCGCATCATCGCGCCCAAGGCTTTGGGGTTCGGGCCCGGTATCCCGAGCATCGTCCTGGCCCGCGCCACCCAGGCGGGCGCCTTCTTCGCGGCCGAGACCATCGTGCTGGTCACGCTCCAGCACCTGCGCGGCTACACGCCGTTCCAGGTGGGCCTCGCGCTCACCGTCGGCAGCCTCGGGTGGACCCTCGCGTCGTGGTTGCAGGCGCAGCGCTGGGTGCCCCTCAGCCGAGACGCCTTCATCACGCTGGGGGCGGCACTCTCGGCGTTCGGGATCGCGACGCTGGTGGCTTTCGCCTGGTACGCCGGGATGCCGCTGGCGGCCGCGCTGGCCGGGTGGATCGTCGCAGGGCTGGGCATGGGGCTCACGATGCCCAGCAGCTCCGTGGCGGTGATGGGGTTGTCGTCGCAGTTCGAGCAGGGGCGGCACCAGTCGTCGCTCCAACTGGCCGAATCGGTCGGTAACTCCGTGGTGACCGCGGTCGCCGGCGGCA includes these proteins:
- a CDS encoding type II 3-dehydroquinate dehydratase → MRKVLVLNGPNLGRLGTRQPEIYGAMTYAGLAEHLVETGEGMGLEVDVRQTEHEGQMIEWLHEAADGGLPVVLNAGAWTHYSYAIADAAALTTYVEVHISNVHAREGFREHSVLSAKAAGIIIGCGVGGYDLALAHVAAM
- a CDS encoding DUF3039 domain-containing protein, coding for MSELAPGSQTVVDERTELFEDGDQDRFSHYVPKDKLMKAMVTGTPVVALCGKVWVPTKNPDKFPVCPECKEIWQTLRPGE
- a CDS encoding DUF3499 domain-containing protein yields the protein MRSCSRTACAAPAVATMTYVYADSTAVLGPLSLTPEPGIYDLCQRHAERTSPPNGWEMIRLPLNGTAPAPTQETSDDLMALADAVRAIGLRNDDVAPPLTSVVIPVVAAAPDPARGGHLRLVPTGE
- the manB gene encoding phosphomannomutase/phosphoglucomutase (converts mannose-6-phosphate to mannose-1-phosphate; the resulting product is then converted to GDP-mannose by ManC which is then used in the synthesis of mannose-containing glycoconjugates that are important for mediating entry into host cells), with protein sequence MLERDIFKANDIRGIVVGDNPQWDLDGARALGAAFVELLEPEEFVLGRDMRVLGRELSWAFIDGARRAGASVVDIGLSSTDQLWFASGQLSLPGVQFTASHNPSEYNGIKFCLADARPVPPDFMNRLRDLAATVELGDEVRGEVRELDCLEDYADKLGDLVPATGERELTVVVDAGNGMAGHTALTALAGRSLDIVGLYLDLDGSFPNHPANPLEPANLVDAQRAVVDNDADLGLVFDGDADRCFIIDEQGEVVDPSVITAMIAVAELAKHPGSTIVTNTITSWGVGEAVEAAGGTIRQSRVGHTYVKALMAETGAVFGGEHSAHYYFRDFWSADTGMLAALHVIELLRSADRPLSQLAAVYDSYRRSGELNSTVDDAEACMDAVAAAFEGRGEADRLDGLSVRNPTEGWWINLRPSNTEPLLRLNVEARNQATMEALRDEVLALVRAGQPD
- the ahcY gene encoding adenosylhomocysteinase codes for the protein MTSRWPTWPPCRVGPVDFRVADLSLADFGRKEITLAEHEMPGLMAMRERFGDSKPLKGARIAGSLHMTIQTAVLIETLVALGADVRWASCNIFSTQDHAAAAIAVGPDGTPDNPQGVPVFAWKGETLEEYWWCTRQILEWPDGRHPNMILDDGGDATLLVHQGVGAQRAGEAPADADDDSHEFRVVKQTLRDAFGQVDWEALAASIQGVTEETTTGVHRLYEMSKNGTLLFPAINVNDSVTKSKFDNRYGCRHSLIDGINRATDVLIGGKVAVVCGYGDVGKGCAESLRGQGARVVVTEVDPICALQAAMDGYQVTTLDDVVDTADIFVTATGCLNVISHEQMARMKHQAIVGNIGHFDNEIDMAGLEARTDVQRVEIKPQVHEWRFDDGHSVLVLSEGRLLNLGNATGHPSFVMSNSFTNQVLAQIELFTKPADYPVGVYVLPKQLDEEVARLHLGALGVKLTELSATQAAYLGVDVAGPYKSEYYRY
- a CDS encoding Trm112 family protein → MAETLELSPEFMAIAACPACHAKFAVDYDQQELVCTNNACALAYPVRDGIPVLLIDQARSTQ
- a CDS encoding SIS domain-containing protein; its protein translation is MNGPQFDDSRLEAADLEQHEGLRALAMAGARIRRAALTEPHGHLERADRPRGVLAMGAESRLVRAVLEPACPVPFMAWPGPGLPAWVGPLDLAVILGTTDTPGWVVQCAAEANRRGATLIVAAPEDCELTEVTRSNTTTLIPLEENDPVAAAVSVLAQLGALGLGPLVYPEHVADAADLVAEACAPTSDLSENPGKELALALADRLPLIWGGTTLAARASRRIAEAVRRACGRPALAADASEIRTLLTSAPIRDPFADPFDGDSETQPVLVLLDDDKLPDRVSGVAMDLADVAESRGLRVARVSSGDADLGATDVERYITLLQKGLYGAAYLEIGLTATE